The window GGTCGTGATAAACCGCTCCACCACCCGATATGCGACGCACCACATGGATGCCGTGCTCTTTCACATATTCGGGATTGATCTCCTCGATCGTGTTCTGATGCTTCCCTACAATGATGGCCGGCTCATTTATCCACAGGATAAATATCTTATCGTGCTGCAGCAATCGTTTAAAGCAATACTCCTCCAGTGCGATGTTGTAATCGGGTTTTGTAGACTTGTTGACGATATAGATCATTTGCTTGATTTTTTACCACAAAGATAGCTATTTTTAATCGAGTAGGTAGGGGGATTACTCCCCCGCCCTCTCACACCACCGTGCATGCTCTCGCACACGGCGGTTTCTTTTAATGGTTTAACCTTGCATAATTTAATGAGAGATTGTAAAGACCTACATCGTTGAACCACCGGTTGGACAAGGCTTGATGCGCTTGCGGGCATCCCGATTTACACCAAAGCCCTTTCCCCGAAAGAGCCAATATCCAACTTTGCCAAGTCTCCACACCGTGGCTTTTCAAAAATTGCTGAAGCGTAATTACACGCTTGCATTGCTTTAAGCGATAGCACCGAAGTTTTCGCCGTATCCAAGAATCTATATTCTCCAACAGGCGTTTACAGCGTGCATGCCGAAAGTAGTTAAGCCAACCGCGCATCACAGGTTCGAGTTCCACAATAATTTGTTCAAAATTCACGCCCCTATTGCGTTTGGTTAACTTCCGTACCTTTTCCTTAAAGCGTTTTACACTTTCGTTGGCTATGCTCAGACTGCCATCCCTTTGAATGGTATAGCCCAAGAATTTGGTGTGATTGACCGGACATACCCGGCTTTTCTCTTTGTTTACTAGTAATTTCAACTTGGTTTCGATAAATACGCTTATCGATGCCAACAATCTCTCGCCTGCCCGTTGGCTGCGTACGTAGATGTTGCAATCGTCCGCGTAGCGAACAAATTTGTGTCCCCGCCTTTCCAACTCTTTGTCCAGTTCGTCTAAAACGATGTTGGACAGCAAGGGTGAAAGAGGACTGCCCTGCGGCATCCCTTCGGTACGTTGGCTTACAACCCCGTCTATCAGTATACCGCTTTGAAGGTATTTGCGTATCAGCCACAAAAGCGTTTTATCGCTGATGGTGGTTGATAGCAGATACATTAAACGGTCGTGGTTGACCACATCGAAAAACGTTTTCAAATCCATATCTACAACGATTACTCTACCCTCTGATACGTATTCGCTGCCTTTCTTTAATGCTTGGTGTGCTTTGCGGTTGGGGCGAAAACCATAACTGTGGTCGGAAAATTTTCGTTCGTAAATAGGATTGAGCACCTGGGAAATCGCTTGTTGGATTATCCTGTCCGTTACCGTCGGGATACCCAATTTGCGTTTGCCGCCGTTGGGTTTCGGGATTTCGACCTGTTTTACCCCTTGCGGTTGGTAAGCGCCGTTGTAAAGTTCGCTTTGCAACGTTTCTGCATTTTGAGAATACCATTCAGCAAAATCTCCTGTCGGCATTTGGTCAATACCCGCAACGCCTTTGTTGCGTTTTACCTGTTTGTAGGCTGCCTTGATATTGTCGTGAGACAACACCAAGCTCATTAAATCGGGGGTTAAGGCTCGTTCCTGTTCGCCTGCTTCTTTTACTTGAAACGCCTTTGTTCCCGAAGCTCCACATACGGTTTCACTCGTGGGAAAAGGGCGGATAACATCCTGACGCTGCTCACTAAACAGGTCATATTGGTACGTTATCGCTTGCGGTTGCGCCATAAAAGAAATTTTGAACTAACTGCTCCTTAAATTAAAAGATTCAGACCTTCTTCGATGGTGTACACACACCGAATACTATGTCTTCTGCTGACTTCTTGAAAGGTGAAAACAACATCGCTGTTGTTCGTGCACTGTTGGTGCGCCTCTGCAAGACCTCTCGGGATAAGATACTAAACTTTCTCTGAGTTCTGCCTGATTTACTCACGTTGAGTTACGGTTGAATTTTGGGCGTTCCCAATCTATGGCTCGGTTGCCCGCTCAAATGAGCCTTATATCTGGTTTCTGTTCGTCAGAACTGCAGATTTGCTAATGGCTTCTTTCAGATTTGCGGTCGCCCGCAACACCTTTGCCAATCACTAATGTTTCCTATCAACTCGGCACATACAGGAACTTTCATCCTGTTAGCTTAATACCATGCCCGACATACCAAAAAAGGCAGTTACCCCGACGGGCAACTGCCTTTTCAATAACTGCCGGTGGCCATTAAATCATCCCTTCCACGTTCCAGACAAATGCACGTAGACCCAGGTTTTCCGATTCACTATCCAGTTCCCGCAGGAAGGACAACAGGCTTCTCACCTTATCATCCTCCACGATGGTGAGGATGGCATTGTTCACCGAGGGCCAGGCGTGGCTCCCGTAATGGGGAATACCATCACTGCTGCCCCTGCCGTATACCTCTTTCCAGGAGGTAAAGCCGCGTATATTGAGCCGGCTCAGGTTCTCCACGATCTGATCGTAGTGCGCCTGGTCGAGCATAATCATTACTGCCTTCATTTCATCTAGTTTTTAAAGTTATCCGTTCAGCTGTTTTTTTACCAGTAGATTGCGGTGTTTCCTGCGTCTGCGGCGCACACCGTTACCCGCCATTATGGAATAGAGAGCCGGTATCAATACCAGCGTGATGATGGTGGAGAAGGTCATACCTCCGATAATGGAGATACCGAGAGCCTTCCACATCTCCGAGCCCTGTCCGGTACCGATAGCCAGCGGTATCATACCGAGGATGGTGGTAAGGGTTGTCATCAGTACAGGCCGCAAGCGGGAGCGTCCGCCATGTACTACTGCCGTGATGATCGACATGCCTCTCTCACGGTTCAGGTTGATGTAGTCGATCAGCACGATGGCGTTCTTCACCACCATACCCACCAGCATGATCAACCCCACGAAGCCCATGATTCCCAACGGTTCGCCGGAGAGCGACAACAGCAGGATCGAGCCGGTGAAGGCAAAGGGTACCGTCAGGATAATCATGAAGGGATAGGTGAGCGACTCAAACTGCGATGCCAGTACGATGTAGACCAGCAACGAAACGAGGATCAATAACAGCCCCAGTTGGGAGAATGATTCCTGCTGCTCCTCCATCGATCCGCCGATCTCGATCTGTACGCCTGAGGGAAGATCATAGCTGTCGAGCACGCTGTTCACATCGGCCACCACCTCACTCAGGGCACGACCATAGATTGTACCGCTCACCTTCACAATACGTTGGCGGTCTTGACGATCGATCTGCGGAAGGGTTGATGTCTCCACTACCGTACCCAGGTCGCGAATCCTCACGCCAACACCCATTGGATTGTAGATCAGAATGTTCTCGATATCTTCAATCGACTCCCTGTACTTCTCGTCAAAGCGCACCCGGATGTCATACTCCTCGCCCTCTTCCCGGTAACGGGAGAGGACAAGCCCGTTGATCCGGTTACGGATGGCACCTGCAGCGGTACTCATGCTAAGGCCGTTAAGCGCCAGCTTCTCCCGGTCGAACTGCACCTGGTATTCCAGACGGTAATCCTTGCGGGAGATGGTGATATCGCGCAACCCCTTTACCTCTTCCATTCTTGCCTGCAGCTCTTCGGCCACCCTGCTGGTCAGCAGCAGGTCGTAACCGTAAATCTCCAGTTCCACATTGCTGCCTCCGGTCATTCCCATCTCACCTCCGCCCGGTTGCACCTTGAAACGGCGGACCTCCGGCATGGCGGCCAGATCCTGGCGCATCTCGTCAGATACATCGTAAATGCTCTTTTTCCGGTTTTTCGCCTCGGTGAGACGGATCCGGTAGGTGATGATGTTGGATGCGTTATCCTGCATGGCAGCCCAGGTATTATCCTCACTGGCGGCACCCACGCTGAAGGAGATGATCTCGATCTCCGGATATTTGCCTTTCATCTGTTCGGCAAAGCGGTGTCCAGTCTCCCTGGCCAGCTCCATCCGGGTACCGGTGGGCATCTCCACTGTTATGGCGATGGAGTTGTTGTCGGATGCCGGCATGAATTCGGTCTTCAGGGTGAGGGCGCTGATTACCACACTTACCAGGAAGATCAATATAATGGTAACAAGAGTGGTCTTCCGCCTGCGAGCTACCTGGTTTACCAAACGGGCATAGAGATTGTCGATCGCGTCGAGCAGGGGCAATATCCGTTGACTGTACCAGCGGTCGAAACCGTTCATTGTGATATCCTTGGTCGCACGCAGCATACCTGAACTCATCATGGGAGTAAGTGTAAGAGCGATGATCAGCGACAGGGAGATGATGATGGTCACCATCCAGCCCAGCTGCTTGAACATCACACCGGCAAAACCGCCTACCATGGTCATCGGCAGGAATACCGCGATGATGGTCAGCGTGGAAGCAATTACCGACAGGGATACCTCCTCGGTTCCGTAAATAGCGGCCTGCTTCGGACGGCTCCCCCTTTCGATATGCGAAGTGATATTCTCCAGCACCACGATCGCATCGTCCACCACCATACCGATGGTAATGGAGAGCGCCGAGAGCGAGATGATATTGATCGTATTGCCGGTAAGATAGAGGTAGATGAAGGAGCCGATCAGCGAGATCGGGATGGTCACCATCACGATGATGGTGGCACGCCATCTACCCAGGAAGAGGAGCACGATGATTCCCACTATGATCAATGCCAGGATGATGGTCTCCAGCAGACTGTTGATCGACACCTTGATATAGTCCGACGTATCCATTACCGTCACCAGCTTGATATCTGGCGGCAGGTTCTTCTGCAAAACGGTGAGTTCAGCCTTTACCGCATCGGCAATCTGCACCGAGTTGGCACCCGACTGCTTCTGCACTACAATGGTGGCACTCCTCTCTCCATTGGTATAGCTCTCCTGAATGCGCGACTCGAGTGTATCGCTCACCGTGGCCACATCACGCAGGTAGATCGGTTTGCCCAGGCTGCTGCCCACGATGATGTTGTTCAGCTGGTCACTGTTGCTGAACTGACCTTCGAGGCGGAGCATGTAGGTCTGTGAGCCGATATCGATGTTACCGGCCGGCACGTTCACATTCTCGGCGGCAATCACCTGCGCGATCTGTTCGACCGACAGGTTGTAGGCTTCCAGTTTTTGCGGAATCACATTGACCTGCACCTCCCGTTCCGGGGCACCCGACACCGAGACAGTTCCCACGCCGGAGATCCTGTTGAGCGGGTTGGCCACCTGTTCATCAAGTATCTTGTACAGGGCGGCCGAACTCTCCCGGGCCGTAGCCGAAAGGATTACCACCGGGATCATGTCGGAACTGAACTTGAGAATCATCGGGTCCTCGGTCCCGTCCGGCAGGTAACCGGAAATCATGCTCACCTTGTCCCGCACGTCGTTCATCACCTCGTCCATATTGGTACCATACTCAAACTCGAGTATGATGATGGAGATTCCATCTTTCGACTGGGAGGTGATCTCCTTCAGTTTCTCGGTCGAGTTGAGTGCATCTTCCAGCGGACGCGTCACGTTTGCCTCAACATCCTCAGCACCCGCACCCGAATA of the Petrimonas mucosa genome contains:
- the ltrA gene encoding group II intron reverse transcriptase/maturase; this encodes MAQPQAITYQYDLFSEQRQDVIRPFPTSETVCGASGTKAFQVKEAGEQERALTPDLMSLVLSHDNIKAAYKQVKRNKGVAGIDQMPTGDFAEWYSQNAETLQSELYNGAYQPQGVKQVEIPKPNGGKRKLGIPTVTDRIIQQAISQVLNPIYERKFSDHSYGFRPNRKAHQALKKGSEYVSEGRVIVVDMDLKTFFDVVNHDRLMYLLSTTISDKTLLWLIRKYLQSGILIDGVVSQRTEGMPQGSPLSPLLSNIVLDELDKELERRGHKFVRYADDCNIYVRSQRAGERLLASISVFIETKLKLLVNKEKSRVCPVNHTKFLGYTIQRDGSLSIANESVKRFKEKVRKLTKRNRGVNFEQIIVELEPVMRGWLNYFRHARCKRLLENIDSWIRRKLRCYRLKQCKRVITLQQFLKSHGVETWQSWILALSGKGLWCKSGCPQAHQALSNRWFNDVGLYNLSLNYARLNH
- a CDS encoding PG0541 family transporter-associated protein, yielding MKAVMIMLDQAHYDQIVENLSRLNIRGFTSWKEVYGRGSSDGIPHYGSHAWPSVNNAILTIVEDDKVRSLLSFLRELDSESENLGLRAFVWNVEGMI
- a CDS encoding efflux RND transporter permease subunit; amino-acid sequence: MKPYETAVKNPVGTALIFIGVVLIGLMFYRQLPIDLYPNIDMNIVSVMTSYSGAGAEDVEANVTRPLEDALNSTEKLKEITSQSKDGISIIILEFEYGTNMDEVMNDVRDKVSMISGYLPDGTEDPMILKFSSDMIPVVILSATARESSAALYKILDEQVANPLNRISGVGTVSVSGAPEREVQVNVIPQKLEAYNLSVEQIAQVIAAENVNVPAGNIDIGSQTYMLRLEGQFSNSDQLNNIIVGSSLGKPIYLRDVATVSDTLESRIQESYTNGERSATIVVQKQSGANSVQIADAVKAELTVLQKNLPPDIKLVTVMDTSDYIKVSINSLLETIILALIIVGIIVLLFLGRWRATIIVMVTIPISLIGSFIYLYLTGNTINIISLSALSITIGMVVDDAIVVLENITSHIERGSRPKQAAIYGTEEVSLSVIASTLTIIAVFLPMTMVGGFAGVMFKQLGWMVTIIISLSLIIALTLTPMMSSGMLRATKDITMNGFDRWYSQRILPLLDAIDNLYARLVNQVARRRKTTLVTIILIFLVSVVISALTLKTEFMPASDNNSIAITVEMPTGTRMELARETGHRFAEQMKGKYPEIEIISFSVGAASEDNTWAAMQDNASNIITYRIRLTEAKNRKKSIYDVSDEMRQDLAAMPEVRRFKVQPGGGEMGMTGGSNVELEIYGYDLLLTSRVAEELQARMEEVKGLRDITISRKDYRLEYQVQFDREKLALNGLSMSTAAGAIRNRINGLVLSRYREEGEEYDIRVRFDEKYRESIEDIENILIYNPMGVGVRIRDLGTVVETSTLPQIDRQDRQRIVKVSGTIYGRALSEVVADVNSVLDSYDLPSGVQIEIGGSMEEQQESFSQLGLLLILVSLLVYIVLASQFESLTYPFMIILTVPFAFTGSILLLSLSGEPLGIMGFVGLIMLVGMVVKNAIVLIDYINLNRERGMSIITAVVHGGRSRLRPVLMTTLTTILGMIPLAIGTGQGSEMWKALGISIIGGMTFSTIITLVLIPALYSIMAGNGVRRRRRKHRNLLVKKQLNG